A single window of Rhinoraja longicauda isolate Sanriku21f chromosome 29, sRhiLon1.1, whole genome shotgun sequence DNA harbors:
- the LOC144607754 gene encoding uncharacterized protein LOC144607754, translating to MERTVQVSGLPRGFSKQSLEDKLTIHFLRAKNGGGEIIDVAFPSETLSSALVIFEEAEVAQRVLQIENHVLAINGEQHKLKVKSANTAIQVDEVIPRVSMIINYGKLYGGRRLIKQFQKTHKEIHFGFNQKTEQCTVDGPFSAIKELSGEIHPLLSLNPDQTNVDPSETQHQQHKSQESPAISRSNGNGKGAQKSNAASNTKGDDLELQTKAGMESFVYVTDGKGTDVPHTGTLKDYTLLMDSDIYQYIRKCCKDRYQSILHIYDVEVLDVTEGGITMVYLQSAPGCLEIATSLQKAHLELSYLYQEFESMLRKEQIGKESLTHDVKVLQNIYVSIQTQYPQINFNEDASYFYLIGTSYDCSLAKKYLQDLKEELEARSQKEKVVTLGSGPVNDQANASNTSHSLQGFEDINQAVSPKTEVRRDHKLAPNFNGKVDSTFKEGSSVAKDNLVPKPEQTAEQLLTGSTKVRGPLVETRSWEMQQVPQDSASTKEAFTNADKALSIGTGQFGASNNESQTRSSKDFSMLTDQTELLRNPDKTGSDILFQGGGDSSSLCTNRGQQDKSSKGRGAVKSYHSETSAGTLFHQGDLLDTISTAKGSERQSTKTTLRKTNSFSGCSKPKRSAEAVHKFQEKPAEAAQTERVSVTEELLIDSDVWSYLKDIHDTTIREITTRNVAIVNEQLLGDTTVLKLTALNRDNVTAAKEDILSLYTLVMKHLIQHRLSYRDLGIEVCTEKTVKEWQCTLKKTFPKVKFIASQHGFHVIGTYEHCLKVMEAVKPELRCRDLEDLSWMDIGPTLASNQQALLDDEKVGGTEREIFTRSADGFSSLGRVNRPEGTNTPDFHRNGPDLNSRHEYGPFTDQKRSPKTLDEGNGFEPLPDQADYKSQKSIKQIGDVEGVKTRKTLPDKFNFATSRLTKEGQCSNKETSLHRNKVDSATQSLPTLPYATDKSALSSHQRNNGQYIAESAADSKGQMQPNYVQQQSESNETVPQESKTVRNPQQSQCRSPAIGMDALEPGESTSACYNCKKMGKSSKLGCGHLLCTECHTANQSCPVCIQNAVANKNERQRQPTMEFSVLNIGVSGYTREMTLQITYDIPDGIQQEGDPNPGEPFRGGVFKAYLPDCREGVKIFMLLQTAFEKHLIFKVVSDPGRQAYVTWNDIPHKTAVTGGKGVNGYPDTFYFRKVLSALENYGLL from the exons ATGGAGAGGACTGTACAGGTGTCTGGCCTCCCCAGAGGCTTTTCGAAGCAGAGCCTCGAAGACAAGCTCACGATTCATTTCTTGCGGGCCAAGAACGGAGGCGGTGAAATCATCGACGTAGCATTCCCCTCGGAGACACTCTCGTCTGCTCTCGTCATCTTTGAGGAAGCAGAAG TGGCTCAGCGAGTTCTCCAAATTGAAAATCATGTTCTTGCAATTAATGGGGAACAACACAAGTTAAAAGTGAAGTCCGCTAATACCGCGATCCAAGTTGATGAG GTCATCCCCCGTGTTTCCATGATAATAAACTATGGAAAACTCTATGGCGGGAGAAGATTAATAAAACAGTTTCAGAAGACGCATAAAGAAATTCATTTTGGTTTTAATCAGAAAACAGAGCAGTGCACAGTGGATGGGCCATTCTCAGCCATTAAGGAACTCAGCGGAGAGATTCATCCATTGCTCAGTTTAAACCCTGACCAAACCAATGTCGACCCCAGTGAAACTCAGCACCAACAACACAAGAGCCAAGAAAGTCCAGCCATCAGTCGTTCAAACGGCAATGGGAAAGGTGCCCAGAAGTCAAACGCAGCCTCTAATACCAAGGGGGACGATTTAGAATTGCAAACTAAGGCGGGAATGGAAAGTTTTGTTTATGTGACCGACGGGAAAGGCACTGATGTGCCACATACAGGCACTCTTAAGGATTACACTTTATTGATGGACTCTGATATTTATCAGTATATTCGGAAATGTTGTAAGGACAGGTATCAAAGCATCCTGCACATATACGACGTGGAGGTGTTGGATGTCACTGAAGGAGGCATTACCATGGTCTATCTGCAGTCAGCCCCTGGCTGTTTGGAGATCGCAACCTCATTACAGAAGGCACATCTGGAGCTCTCTTATCTCTACCAAGAGTTTGAATCAATGCTTCGCAAAGAACAGATCGGGAAGGAGAGTCTAACTCATGATGTCAAAGTGCTACAGAACATCTACGTAAGCATCCAGACACAATACCCACAAATAAATTTCAACGAAGACGCATCCTATTTTTACTTAATAGGCACTTCGTATGACTGTTCCCTGGCCAAGAAGTATCTACAGGATTTGaaggaggaactggaagcaagatctCAGAAAGAGAAAGTTGTGACATTAGGCAGTGGCCCTGTAAATGACCAGGCTAATGCCAGCAATACGTCTCATTCTCTGCAAGGATTTGAGGACATCAatcaagctgtatctccaaagacaGAAGTCAGAAGGGATCACAAATTGGCTCCAAACTTCAATGGTAAAGTTGACAGTACTTTTAAGGAAGGAAGCAGTGTGGCAAAGGACAATTTGGTTCCTAAACCTGAGCAGACAGCTGAGCAACTGTTGACAGGGTCTACTAAGGTAAGAGGTCCACTGGTGGAAACCAGGAGTTGGGAAATGCAGCAAGTTCCACAGGACAGTGCATCCACCAAAGAGGCATTTACAAATGCTGACAAGGCATTAAGCATTGGAACAGGGCAGTTTGGTGCAAGCAACAACGAGTCTCAAACTAGGAGCAGCAAAGATTTTTCTATGTTGACGGATCAAACCGAGCTATTGAGAAATCCTGACAAAACAGGCAGTGACATTTTATTCCAGGGAGGTGGAGATTCTTCCAGTCTTTGTACAAATAGAGGACAACAGGACAAAAGTAGCAAAGGACGTGGCGCTGTGAAGTCCTACCACTCTGAAACATCAGCAGGGACACTCTTTCACCAGGGAGACCTGCTGGACACAATTTCTACAGCCAAAGGTTCAGAACGTCAATCCACCAAAACAACTTTGAGAAAAACCAACAGTTTCTCTGGATGCTCAAAACCAAAGCGGTCCGCAGAAGCTGTCCATAAATTCCAGGAAAAGCCCGCTGAAGCAGCTCAGACTGAAAGAGTGAGCGTCACTGAAGAGCTTCTGATAGATTCCGATGTGTGGTCTTATCTGAAAGACATCCATGATACCACCATAAGAGAAATTACAACCAGAAATGTGGCTATAGTAAATGAGCAACTGCTGGGAGACACGACGGTGTTGAAGTTAACAGCACTGAACAGGGACAATGTCACAGCTGCCAAGGAGGACATTCTGTCACTTTACACATTGGTCATGAAGCATTTGATCCAACATCGTCTTTCTTACAGAGATCTTGGGATTGAAGTCTGCACAGAGAAAACTGTGAAAGAATGGCagtgcacattaaaaaaaacattccccAAGGTAAAATTCATTGCTTCTCAACATGGTTTCCATGTCATCGGCACGTATGAACATTGCTTGAAGGTGATGGAAGCTGTTAAGCCCGAGTTACGTTGCAGAGATTTGGAAGACTTGTCCTGGATGGACATTGGGCCCACATTGGCTTCCAATCAGCAAGCGTTACTTGACGATGAGAAGGTTGGGGGCACAGAAAGAGAGATCTTCACCCGATCGGCTGATGGTTTCTCATCCTTGGGTCGAGTCAATAGACCTGAAGGCACCAACACTCCGGACTTCCATAGGAATGGCCCCGATTTGAATTCAAGGCACGAATATGGCCCATTTACGGATCAGAAGAGATCACCAAAAACTCTCGATGAAGGGAATGGTTTTGAGCCATTACCAGACCAGGCTGATTATAAAAGTCAGAAGTCAATCAAGCAGATTGGAGATGTAGAAGGAGTCAAGACAAGGAAGACATTACCAGATAAATTCAATTTTGCAACCAGTAGGCTAACGAAGGAAGGCCAGTGCTCCAATAAGGAGACCAGTTTGCATCGCAATAAGGTGGACAGTGCAACACAGTCATTACCAACGCTTCCTTATGCCACCGATAAGTCAGCCTTGTCTTCGCATCAAAGAAACAACGGTCAATATATCGCTGAATCTGCTGCAGATTCCAaaggccaaatgcagccaaactaTGTGCAGCAGCAAAGTGAGAGCAATGAGACAGTGCCGCAAGAAAGCAAGACTGTGAGAAACCCTCAGCAAAGCCAATGCAGAAGTCCAGCTATAGGAATGGATGCACTGGAGCCGGGTGAATCAACCTCAGCATGCTACAACTGCAAGAAAATGGGCAAGTCCTCAAAGCTGGGCTGTGGCCACTTATTGTGCACGGAATGCCATACGGCTAATCAAAGTTGTCCGGTCTGCATTCAAAATGCTGTTGCAAATAAAAATGAAAGGCAGCGCCAGCCTACTATGGAGTTTTCAGTGCTGAATATTGGAGTAAGTGGATATACCAGAGAAATGACCTTGCAAATAACCTACGACATCCCTGATGGTATCCAACAG GAGGGTGATCCAAACCCAGGGGAGCCATTTAGAGGAGGGGTGTTTAAAGCCTATTTGCCAGACTGTCGAGAAGGAGTGAAGATTTTTATGTTGCTACAGACAGCCTTTGAGAAACACCTGATCTTCAAAGTGGTGTCTGATCCTGGAAGGCAAGCCTACGTGACATGGAATGACATTCCTCATAAAACAGCCGTAACGGGAGGGAAAGGAGT